In Papaver somniferum cultivar HN1 chromosome 9, ASM357369v1, whole genome shotgun sequence, the genomic stretch AGGAAGATATCCAGCTTTATAGCATACACCAACTCATCCTTATTATTCGGTCTACCTCCATGATTCCTCCTATTTCTTTCCAGCCACAACTCCCAGCATATTGCATATGGTAGCAAATGCCAAACTAGTTTGATTCTAGGAGAAACTCTTTCAACTCTCCAACTCAACATCGTTTCCTTAAAATTCAGTGGTCTGATGCAAGAAACTTGCATCGAATTGATGAAAATCTCCCAAAAATACTTTACCCAGCTGCAGTCAATGAAAAGATGACCTTGCGTCTCCACCTCGTTGTTACAGAGAAGACATAGATTTGAATTAATCTCCACCCTCCTAGCCTGCAACATGCTTCTCGTTGGAATAGAGTCATGCATAGATGCCCAGATGATGAACATAACCTTTGGAGGAACGAACTTACTATGCACAACTCTATAAAACTCCCAATCCGTACCATCTTCAGCAATCTTCAAGTAGATACCTTCGGTAGTGCAATCTCCCACCAGTTCATCCTCTTCCTGCATCAGCTGCACATTCCTCAGTTCGTGTTTAATTTCTAGCAAATCAATACTTTCTGCTGGGTTGAGGACTCTTGAGAAATCAAACTTCCAACTACCAGTTCTCATGTCCGCTACAGTCACGAATTTAAATCTGCTTAGCTTGTAAAGTCGTGGATATTTATCTCTCAAAGACCTTCTTTCAAGCCAGCAATCCTGCCAAAAATGGATACTTGTTCCATTCTTCTCCTGGATAGAAACAACATCATAA encodes the following:
- the LOC113311825 gene encoding uncharacterized protein LOC113311825, which translates into the protein MRTGSWKFDFSRVLNPAESIDLLEIKHELRNVQLMQEEDELVGDCTTEGIYLKIAEDGTDWEFYRVVHSKFVPPKVMFIIWASMHDSIPTRSMLQARRVEINSNLCLLCNNEVETQGHLFIDCSWVKYFWEIFINSMQVSCIRPLNFKETMLSWRVERVSPRIKLVWHLLPYAICWELWLERNRRNHGGRPNNKDELVYAIKLDIFLWSSTTEIFKDFTMNQIIHH